The Raoultibacter phocaeensis genome contains a region encoding:
- a CDS encoding FAD-dependent oxidoreductase encodes MGTDVSRRGFLAGAALAAAGVAAGGLVGCASEAPKEAASEPSASAGSGVPATWDEEYEVIVVGGGVGMAAAIEAAEAGAHVVVLEKGDHAGGLWMTAGGSCTMGGNHVVQQREGIQDDMDSWFEAEMRSCEYRGNPEIMRMLVEKGPDTVKWMEDLGMVWGPMTAGVLGGDVKRGLAPDPNPGVYEGGKGTPNSGICWTQLWEKKLAELDVPILLNNRMTRVYREEAGPVVGIEVATPDGIKNLKASKGVVLCTGTWTDNARMAAGWDPRIVGPDTYGDGGVPAENLLYVDSSGDGHLAASKIGAAFSDMSYVAYLYLFFGARSYWGWGEDPVDWTTNENYAAGKGLSRTADLYQKSILVNGKGERYVNEASAADKLPEGMGALSENPEMPFMAAYLALDQPRNVWLIADSAAAEELKWPMDQIENPNPKTGNMFDPACLAKADTIEDLASQMGIDAAALKATVDQYNADADAGEDSAFGKPGPLSKIATPPFFGAKASLIRHTQRNGLRVNTKSQVIDAWADIADPTVPVASIDDEPVIPHLYAAGELGNVLGWRRVHNSLGHYTTAARNAGASAAGETAV; translated from the coding sequence ATGGGAACCGATGTGTCGAGAAGGGGATTTCTGGCAGGAGCCGCACTGGCAGCAGCGGGGGTCGCGGCGGGAGGTTTGGTGGGCTGCGCAAGCGAAGCGCCCAAGGAGGCAGCCAGCGAGCCTTCGGCTTCCGCGGGTTCGGGCGTTCCCGCAACGTGGGATGAGGAATACGAGGTCATCGTAGTCGGAGGCGGCGTCGGCATGGCCGCGGCGATCGAGGCGGCGGAGGCTGGTGCGCACGTGGTCGTGCTCGAGAAGGGCGATCATGCGGGCGGGTTGTGGATGACTGCGGGCGGAAGCTGCACGATGGGCGGCAACCACGTCGTCCAGCAGCGCGAGGGCATCCAAGACGATATGGATTCGTGGTTCGAGGCGGAGATGCGCAGCTGCGAATACCGCGGAAATCCCGAGATCATGCGCATGCTGGTGGAAAAGGGCCCCGATACGGTCAAGTGGATGGAAGATCTGGGCATGGTTTGGGGCCCGATGACTGCGGGTGTGCTCGGCGGCGATGTGAAGCGCGGGCTTGCCCCCGATCCGAACCCGGGCGTATACGAAGGTGGCAAGGGAACGCCGAACAGCGGCATCTGCTGGACACAACTATGGGAAAAGAAACTTGCCGAACTCGATGTGCCGATCCTCCTCAACAACCGTATGACGCGCGTGTACCGCGAAGAGGCTGGTCCCGTCGTCGGCATCGAGGTCGCGACTCCCGACGGCATCAAGAATCTCAAGGCTTCCAAGGGCGTCGTGCTCTGCACAGGCACGTGGACCGATAATGCCCGCATGGCCGCAGGATGGGATCCCCGCATCGTCGGACCCGACACCTACGGCGACGGCGGCGTACCCGCCGAGAACCTGCTGTACGTCGACAGTTCGGGAGACGGACACCTGGCCGCATCGAAGATCGGCGCGGCGTTCTCCGACATGTCGTATGTAGCCTATCTGTACCTCTTCTTCGGAGCGCGCTCGTATTGGGGCTGGGGCGAGGATCCCGTCGATTGGACGACGAACGAGAACTACGCAGCGGGCAAGGGTCTTTCGAGGACGGCGGATCTGTACCAGAAGAGCATCCTCGTCAATGGAAAAGGCGAACGCTACGTCAACGAGGCTTCTGCCGCCGACAAACTGCCCGAAGGCATGGGTGCGCTTTCGGAGAATCCCGAAATGCCGTTCATGGCCGCTTATCTCGCGCTCGATCAGCCGCGCAACGTTTGGCTCATCGCCGATTCGGCAGCCGCTGAAGAGCTGAAATGGCCGATGGATCAGATCGAGAATCCAAATCCGAAAACTGGCAACATGTTCGATCCTGCATGCCTTGCCAAAGCCGATACGATCGAGGATCTCGCGAGCCAAATGGGCATCGACGCTGCAGCGCTCAAGGCGACGGTCGACCAATACAACGCCGATGCCGACGCGGGCGAGGACTCGGCGTTTGGCAAACCGGGTCCGCTCAGCAAGATCGCAACGCCCCCGTTCTTCGGCGCGAAGGCGAGCCTTATCCGCCATACGCAGCGAAACGGTTTGAGGGTTAATACGAAATCCCAGGTGATAGACGCCTGGGCCGATATCGCCGATCCGACGGTCCCCGTGGCTTCGATCGACGACGAGCCGGTGATCCCCCATCTGTATGCAGCAGGCGAGTTGGGCAACGTGCTCGGATGGCGGCGCGTTCACAATTCGCTCGGCCACTATACGACGGCAGCGCGCAATGCGGGCGCGAGTGCTGCGGGCGAAACAGCAGTGTAG
- a CDS encoding TorD/DmsD family molecular chaperone: MDSELRLSSETAQAYCVLCEFCSLLFTENPDQETLDRLIDQRELLREEPFSSVAPEDAAKLFDILAEADVRGRDGFATGVKRDYTYLFHMISTSHTSPYESVYRTDDRTMFGPTTLEVRKAYHAHGVQVPKQGNTPDDHIGYEFSFLAHLLGVVAEEGAGSEASGDAESGADGSCEGATAAADGEAARALSDARAFLSDHLLVFAPVYLENVRTQAKEPFYRSVAGIAQASIDSLAHALGAQATEAIDEASYLLAE; encoded by the coding sequence ATGGACAGCGAACTACGTCTTTCGAGCGAGACGGCGCAGGCGTATTGCGTGCTCTGCGAATTCTGCTCGCTTCTGTTCACCGAAAACCCTGATCAAGAGACGCTCGATCGCCTTATCGACCAGCGTGAGCTTCTGCGTGAAGAGCCGTTTTCGTCGGTTGCCCCCGAAGATGCGGCAAAGCTTTTCGACATTCTGGCCGAGGCGGACGTGCGCGGACGAGACGGTTTTGCAACGGGGGTAAAGCGCGACTACACGTATCTGTTCCACATGATCAGCACGAGTCATACTTCCCCGTACGAATCGGTGTACCGTACCGATGACCGCACGATGTTCGGGCCTACGACGCTCGAAGTCAGGAAAGCGTACCATGCGCACGGCGTGCAGGTTCCCAAGCAGGGCAACACGCCCGATGACCATATCGGTTACGAGTTTTCGTTCCTCGCGCATCTTTTGGGTGTTGTTGCCGAAGAGGGCGCAGGCAGCGAAGCGTCGGGGGATGCTGAAAGCGGTGCGGATGGCTCGTGCGAAGGCGCGACCGCTGCGGCGGACGGCGAAGCTGCGCGCGCCCTGTCCGATGCGCGCGCGTTTCTTTCCGACCATCTGCTCGTGTTTGCGCCCGTCTATCTCGAAAACGTGCGAACGCAGGCGAAAGAGCCGTTCTATCGTAGTGTTGCGGGCATCGCGCAGGCGAGTATCGATTCGCTCGCGCACGCGCTCGGCGCGCAGGCGACCGAGGCGATCGACGAGGCGTCCTACCTGCTTGCCGAGTAA
- a CDS encoding choloylglycine hydrolase family protein, which produces MCTSFTYKDKTQANALARTMDFAFVLDPDAVLIPRAYRWKAEVDGVERETAYAFAGLARNDKEFVFADGVNEKGLCCAALYFSGFAYYESEAARDAVNLAPHEVVFWLLSAFATTEEAIAGLSGARVVDIPIQLLGLTPPLHWIITDASGRTAVIEPVEDGIQIYDNPLGVMSNAPEFPWHVTNIRNYIGVNPNPTKPLVLDGVSFTQFGQGSGTFGLPGDYTPPSRFLRVLFGKKTALASENEADAMTAIVHLLSTVDIPKGSVATDHGVDYTQHSSIMFCETGRYCFRTYDNSQICMIDLFAHDLDAQEPYVWDIPKEQHVQVVGE; this is translated from the coding sequence ATGTGTACGAGTTTCACCTACAAAGACAAAACGCAGGCAAACGCCCTTGCGCGGACGATGGATTTCGCATTCGTCTTGGATCCCGATGCCGTTCTCATTCCCCGGGCGTATCGATGGAAAGCCGAAGTCGATGGCGTCGAGCGCGAAACGGCCTACGCCTTCGCAGGGCTCGCGCGCAACGACAAGGAGTTTGTTTTTGCAGACGGGGTGAACGAAAAAGGACTCTGTTGCGCTGCGCTCTACTTCTCGGGGTTCGCTTACTACGAATCGGAAGCTGCAAGAGATGCGGTCAACCTCGCTCCTCACGAAGTGGTGTTTTGGTTGCTATCCGCATTCGCTACGACCGAAGAGGCAATCGCGGGGCTTTCGGGGGCTCGGGTTGTCGATATCCCCATCCAATTGCTCGGTCTGACCCCGCCGCTTCACTGGATCATCACCGACGCTTCGGGCAGAACAGCGGTGATCGAACCGGTCGAAGACGGCATCCAGATCTACGACAACCCGCTCGGCGTCATGTCGAACGCCCCTGAATTCCCGTGGCATGTGACCAATATTCGCAACTACATCGGCGTGAATCCGAATCCGACAAAGCCCCTTGTTCTCGATGGCGTATCGTTTACGCAATTCGGGCAGGGATCCGGCACGTTCGGACTCCCGGGAGATTACACCCCGCCCTCTCGGTTCTTGCGTGTGCTCTTTGGTAAGAAAACCGCGCTCGCATCCGAGAACGAAGCGGATGCGATGACTGCTATCGTCCATCTCCTCTCAACAGTCGACATACCCAAAGGAAGCGTCGCCACCGATCACGGAGTCGATTACACGCAGCATTCTTCCATCATGTTCTGCGAAACCGGCCGCTACTGCTTCAGGACCTACGATAACAGCCAGATATGCATGATCGATCTGTTCGCGCACGATCTCGACGCGCAAGAACCGTATGTTTGGGATATTCCGAAAGAGCAGCATGTACAGGTGGTTGGCGAGTAG
- a CDS encoding 4Fe-4S dicluster domain-containing protein, with translation MDQYGFYVNTDICTGCKACMTACFDRNDLEVPQKFRKVWEFGGGEWAKGDDGAYTSTAFTYYTSLTCNHCDNPACVSNCPTGAMAKDPETGIVNNDKEVCIGCMTCEKSCPYNHPVQLADGLSHKCVLCSDENAEGVPDPVCAKACPVRALEFGKIEELREKYGDNSEIGTLADSTAANVVIGLHRDAEKGGEILNPIEISH, from the coding sequence ATGGACCAATACGGATTCTATGTCAACACCGACATCTGCACCGGCTGCAAGGCGTGCATGACGGCGTGCTTCGACCGCAACGATCTCGAGGTGCCGCAGAAGTTCCGCAAGGTATGGGAATTCGGCGGCGGCGAGTGGGCCAAGGGCGATGACGGGGCGTACACCTCGACGGCGTTCACCTACTACACCTCGCTCACCTGCAACCACTGCGATAACCCGGCGTGCGTTTCGAACTGCCCGACCGGCGCCATGGCGAAAGACCCCGAGACGGGCATCGTCAACAACGATAAGGAAGTCTGCATCGGGTGCATGACGTGCGAGAAGAGCTGCCCGTACAATCATCCGGTCCAGCTTGCGGACGGCCTGTCGCACAAGTGTGTGCTCTGCAGCGACGAGAACGCCGAGGGAGTGCCCGATCCGGTCTGCGCCAAGGCGTGCCCGGTGCGCGCGCTTGAGTTCGGCAAGATCGAGGAGCTTCGCGAGAAGTACGGCGACAACTCCGAGATCGGCACCCTCGCCGATTCGACGGCGGCGAACGTGGTCATCGGGCTGCATCGCGACGCCGAAAAAGGCGGCGAGATCTTGAACCCGATCGAGATCAGCCACTAG
- the ychF gene encoding redox-regulated ATPase YchF: protein MSLSIGIVGLPNVGKSTLFTALTNKGGLAANYPFATIEPNVGVVPVPDARLDALAKIDNPARLVPATVEFVDIAGLVAGASQGEGLGNQFLANIRETDAICEVVRFFSDPDVVHVSGKVDPQSDVETIKTELILADLATVEKALPRLEKEAKRDKAAALKLATAKKVFEGLNEGHRVARMDLTDEERASIYDLHLLTVKPMLYIANVDEDQLTSDLPEIDGTAPVPICAKVEADLAELDAEEAKEYLEAMGLEESGLVRLVREAYRLLGLQSFFTSGETESRAWTIPIGAKAPQAAGVIHTDFERGFIKAETASFDDYVEYNGEAGCRAAGKLRQEGKEYVVADGDVMHFKFNV from the coding sequence ATGTCGTTATCCATCGGAATCGTCGGCCTGCCCAACGTGGGCAAATCGACGCTGTTCACCGCGCTTACCAACAAGGGCGGCCTTGCCGCCAACTACCCGTTCGCCACGATCGAGCCCAACGTGGGCGTCGTTCCGGTGCCCGATGCGCGCCTCGATGCGCTCGCGAAGATCGACAATCCGGCGCGTCTTGTGCCGGCGACGGTGGAGTTCGTCGATATTGCAGGGTTGGTAGCGGGTGCCTCGCAGGGGGAGGGTCTCGGAAACCAGTTCCTGGCCAACATCCGCGAGACCGATGCGATTTGCGAAGTCGTGCGCTTCTTCAGCGATCCGGACGTCGTGCACGTCTCGGGCAAAGTCGATCCGCAAAGCGATGTCGAGACCATCAAGACCGAACTGATCCTGGCCGATTTGGCTACGGTGGAAAAAGCGCTGCCGCGCCTTGAGAAAGAGGCGAAGCGCGATAAGGCTGCCGCGCTTAAGCTCGCAACGGCGAAGAAGGTGTTCGAGGGGCTCAACGAGGGCCACCGCGTCGCTCGCATGGATCTCACCGACGAGGAACGCGCGAGCATCTACGACCTGCATTTGCTTACGGTCAAGCCCATGCTCTACATCGCCAATGTCGACGAGGACCAGTTGACGTCCGATCTCCCCGAAATCGACGGCACCGCGCCTGTTCCCATCTGCGCGAAAGTCGAGGCCGACTTGGCCGAGCTCGATGCCGAAGAGGCGAAGGAGTACCTGGAGGCCATGGGCCTTGAGGAAAGCGGTCTCGTCCGGCTCGTGCGCGAGGCGTACCGACTTTTGGGCCTGCAATCGTTCTTCACGAGCGGCGAGACCGAATCGCGCGCATGGACCATCCCCATCGGCGCGAAAGCGCCGCAGGCGGCGGGCGTCATCCATACCGATTTCGAGCGCGGCTTCATCAAAGCGGAAACCGCGAGCTTCGACGACTACGTAGAGTACAACGGCGAAGCGGGCTGCCGTGCGGCGGGCAAGCTCCGCCAAGAGGGTAAGGAATACGTAGTCGCCGACGGCGATGTTATGCACTTCAAGTTCAACGTGTAG
- a CDS encoding response regulator transcription factor has product MTKVMLIDDDESLQVLIGQIVERDGYEYCCAANGAEGLVMLRAERPDFLILDVMLPDTNGYDICEIIRSEGRKIPIMFLSAKGDIVDKGIGFKMGADDYLVKPFQPEELSMRVKAHLRRKGTASEPERAISPKKHKSYQVGDLELLFGRYEVFLRGKPVSLSSREFELLELLASDPGSVFTRDQIMEHVWGDKDATDPNSVTVFVRKIREKIEDDPSKPRYLMTVWRVGYKIADRSLFESREDS; this is encoded by the coding sequence ATGACTAAGGTTATGCTGATAGACGACGATGAGAGCCTTCAGGTTCTTATCGGGCAGATAGTCGAGCGCGACGGATACGAGTACTGCTGCGCTGCGAACGGGGCCGAAGGCCTTGTCATGCTGCGAGCCGAGCGTCCCGACTTTCTGATACTCGACGTGATGCTGCCCGATACGAACGGCTACGACATCTGCGAGATCATCCGCAGCGAAGGCAGGAAGATTCCGATCATGTTTTTGTCGGCGAAGGGCGATATCGTCGATAAGGGCATCGGGTTCAAGATGGGCGCCGACGATTACCTCGTCAAACCCTTTCAACCCGAGGAGCTTTCGATGCGCGTTAAGGCTCATCTGCGCAGAAAGGGGACTGCTTCCGAACCCGAGCGCGCCATTTCGCCCAAGAAGCACAAATCCTACCAGGTCGGCGATCTCGAGCTTCTGTTCGGTCGCTACGAGGTGTTTCTGCGCGGCAAGCCCGTGTCGCTGTCGTCGCGCGAATTCGAGCTTTTGGAACTGCTCGCTTCCGATCCCGGCAGCGTGTTCACGCGCGACCAGATCATGGAGCATGTGTGGGGCGACAAGGATGCGACCGATCCGAACAGCGTAACCGTGTTCGTACGCAAGATCAGGGAGAAGATCGAGGACGACCCCTCGAAGCCTCGCTACCTCATGACCGTGTGGCGCGTCGGCTACAAGATTGCGGACCGCTCGCTGTTCGAGAGCAGAGAAGATTCCTGA
- a CDS encoding ATP-binding protein, whose product MAGQKPTVSLKTKIIGLLTVVLLILLAVDILWTYESQKQATESVLLDEARVLVEEMNAVWEFISINQDTINYTSDGEYEYKGLHCAIAGKSVAAFFSKDNDYAIRFTNTVPRNFHNEPNDYELAALSAFSDGSGTEEYYGFDETEDGTVFRYVSAMKVTEHCTECHGKPEGEIDPTGYAKEGWETGDVAGAVSVVVPTETSFANMRTAIVTNVLFFLAAMLCMAVIIYFVLTRLITNPLESLRRSFAKMSDGTPSEPPESEGTLRPVYASRELDALFDQFNDMAQSLSSLYANLESEVDERTVQLSAANEELERQRAHVEKINDKLKRENQYKSDFLAIVSHELRTPLTSILAFTDLMADSVSSDNALAAKQLEEIDKNGRILLEMVDNVLETARIQAGSEKLNLELVDLNDVVGMVEASSESLALKKRIALTTRVAPDVPLIESDWEKVRRILVNLVSNAIKFTPEEGSVEVNVAYDESSATVTMDVADTGIGIPADKQELIFERFAQENMSTVRRYGGSGLGLSLVKDLAAMLEGSVSVESELGCGSTFRVVLPAKRHAEVHDD is encoded by the coding sequence ATGGCCGGGCAGAAACCCACTGTGAGCTTGAAGACTAAGATCATCGGCCTTCTGACGGTCGTGCTTCTCATCCTGCTCGCCGTCGATATTCTCTGGACCTATGAATCGCAGAAACAGGCGACCGAATCGGTGCTGCTCGACGAGGCGCGGGTGCTCGTTGAAGAGATGAATGCGGTCTGGGAGTTCATCTCGATCAACCAGGATACGATCAACTACACGTCCGACGGCGAATACGAGTACAAGGGCCTCCATTGCGCGATCGCGGGCAAATCGGTCGCGGCGTTCTTCTCGAAGGACAACGATTACGCGATCCGCTTTACGAACACCGTGCCGCGCAACTTCCACAACGAGCCGAACGACTACGAGCTTGCGGCACTCTCCGCGTTTTCCGACGGATCGGGAACCGAGGAATACTACGGGTTCGACGAGACGGAAGACGGAACGGTGTTTCGCTACGTGTCCGCCATGAAGGTGACCGAGCACTGCACCGAGTGCCATGGAAAGCCAGAGGGCGAGATCGATCCCACCGGATATGCGAAAGAGGGCTGGGAAACCGGGGATGTTGCGGGTGCCGTGAGCGTCGTGGTGCCCACCGAGACGTCGTTTGCGAACATGCGCACGGCCATCGTAACCAATGTCCTGTTCTTTCTCGCGGCGATGCTCTGCATGGCGGTGATCATCTACTTCGTGCTCACGCGCCTCATCACCAATCCGCTTGAAAGCCTGCGCCGTTCGTTCGCCAAGATGTCGGACGGCACGCCGAGCGAGCCTCCCGAATCGGAGGGAACACTGAGGCCCGTCTATGCGTCGCGCGAGCTGGATGCGTTGTTCGACCAGTTCAATGATATGGCTCAGAGCCTTTCATCGTTGTATGCGAACCTCGAATCCGAGGTGGACGAGCGCACAGTGCAGCTTTCCGCCGCCAACGAAGAGCTCGAGCGGCAGCGCGCCCACGTTGAGAAGATCAACGACAAGCTCAAGCGCGAAAACCAGTACAAATCCGATTTCCTCGCCATCGTGAGCCATGAGCTGCGCACGCCGCTCACCTCGATTCTCGCGTTCACCGACCTCATGGCCGATAGCGTTTCCTCCGATAATGCGCTCGCTGCAAAACAGCTCGAGGAAATCGACAAGAACGGCCGCATCCTGCTTGAAATGGTGGACAACGTGCTCGAGACCGCGCGTATCCAAGCGGGATCGGAAAAGCTCAACCTCGAACTCGTGGACTTGAACGATGTGGTGGGCATGGTTGAGGCGTCGAGCGAATCGCTCGCGTTGAAAAAGCGCATCGCGCTTACGACGCGCGTTGCCCCCGATGTTCCCTTGATCGAATCCGATTGGGAAAAGGTGCGCCGCATACTCGTCAATCTGGTGAGCAATGCGATAAAATTCACCCCAGAGGAAGGGTCGGTCGAGGTGAACGTTGCCTATGACGAGAGTTCGGCGACCGTGACCATGGACGTGGCCGATACCGGCATCGGCATTCCTGCGGACAAGCAAGAGCTCATTTTCGAGCGGTTCGCGCAGGAGAACATGTCGACGGTGCGCCGTTACGGCGGAAGCGGCCTCGGGCTTTCGCTCGTGAAGGATCTTGCGGCGATGCTCGAAGGATCGGTGTCGGTTGAAAGCGAGCTCGGGTGCGGCAGCACGTTTCGCGTGGTGCTGCCTGCGAAGCGGCATGCGGAGGTGCACGATGACTAA
- a CDS encoding cytochrome c3 family protein: protein MKRLRGTAQYALCVACASAVLMLAATGCAPHAPSEREREEQAPPVEVEFTWSADVDCSACHADEATSMVTAGYPAAVHEAEGESCASCHADDTALASAHEGALPSSAMPKRLVKTKVDEGLCLSCHNLEELAAKTAESTVLADSQGLVENPHALPQTENHAAIACADCHKMHSSEAVADTAKAQCLSCHHENVFECNTCHEEM from the coding sequence ATGAAGCGTTTGAGGGGAACGGCGCAGTACGCGTTATGCGTGGCATGCGCCTCGGCAGTGCTTATGCTTGCGGCGACGGGGTGCGCGCCCCATGCGCCGAGCGAGAGGGAGCGGGAAGAACAGGCGCCGCCGGTGGAGGTCGAATTCACGTGGTCGGCGGATGTCGATTGCTCCGCATGCCACGCTGACGAAGCAACCTCGATGGTTACGGCGGGATACCCGGCAGCGGTGCATGAAGCCGAGGGCGAGAGCTGTGCGAGCTGCCATGCAGACGATACGGCGCTTGCAAGCGCTCACGAGGGAGCGCTGCCTTCATCGGCGATGCCGAAGCGTCTTGTGAAAACGAAGGTAGACGAAGGCCTGTGCCTGTCGTGCCACAACCTCGAAGAGCTCGCGGCGAAAACGGCTGAAAGCACGGTGCTCGCCGATTCGCAAGGGCTCGTCGAGAACCCCCATGCTCTTCCCCAGACTGAAAACCATGCTGCAATCGCGTGTGCGGATTGCCATAAGATGCATTCGTCTGAAGCGGTCGCAGATACTGCGAAGGCGCAATGCCTGTCGTGCCATCACGAAAACGTGTTCGAATGCAATACGTGCCACGAGGAAATGTAG
- a CDS encoding helix-turn-helix domain-containing protein, with amino-acid sequence MNKRLQIVLGTRIKALRAETGLSQEKFANKIDMDRTYFASIETGYRNVSLHNLKKIADGFGLTLSELFEGVE; translated from the coding sequence ATGAATAAACGACTGCAGATAGTTTTAGGCACCCGCATCAAAGCGCTGCGCGCCGAAACAGGTTTAAGCCAAGAAAAGTTCGCGAACAAGATCGACATGGATCGGACGTACTTCGCTTCGATCGAAACGGGCTATCGCAACGTCTCGCTTCACAATCTGAAAAAGATAGCCGACGGATTCGGCCTTACGCTTTCGGAACTGTTCGAAGGCGTGGAATAG